The following coding sequences lie in one Kribbella sp. NBC_00709 genomic window:
- the ureG gene encoding urease accessory protein UreG, protein MHETRSFRLGVAGPVGTGKSSLIATICRELAGELRLGVITNDIYTDEDARLLRSAGVLDPDRIRAVETGACPHTAIRDDVTPNLIAVEDLERDFAPLDVVLVESGGDNLTATFSPALVDAQIFVLDVAGGGDVARKGGPGIARADLLVVNKTDLAPYVEVDVDRMVQDAEAARDGKPVLALSRKDPASIARLKEWVRNMTAQVHTGEHTPVDPGPMAPHSHAGEDGTLITHVHAH, encoded by the coding sequence ATGCATGAGACCCGCTCCTTCCGGCTGGGCGTCGCCGGACCGGTCGGCACCGGCAAGAGCTCACTGATCGCGACGATCTGCCGCGAACTCGCCGGCGAGCTCCGCCTGGGCGTGATCACCAACGACATCTACACCGACGAGGACGCCCGCCTGCTGCGCTCCGCCGGCGTACTCGATCCCGACCGCATCCGCGCCGTCGAGACCGGCGCCTGTCCGCACACCGCGATCCGCGACGACGTCACCCCGAACCTGATCGCCGTCGAGGACCTCGAGCGCGACTTCGCCCCGCTGGACGTCGTACTCGTCGAGTCCGGCGGCGACAACCTCACCGCGACCTTCTCCCCCGCCCTCGTCGACGCGCAGATCTTCGTGCTCGACGTCGCCGGCGGTGGTGATGTCGCGCGGAAAGGCGGGCCGGGGATCGCCCGGGCGGACCTGCTCGTCGTCAACAAGACCGACCTGGCGCCGTACGTCGAGGTGGACGTCGACCGGATGGTCCAGGACGCCGAGGCCGCCCGCGACGGGAAACCGGTGCTCGCGCTCTCCCGCAAGGATCCCGCCTCGATCGCCAGGCTCAAGGAATGGGTCCGGAACATGACGGCCCAGGTACACACCGGCGAACACACCCCCGTCGACCCCGGCCCGATGGCACCGCACTCCCACGCCGGAGAGGACGGCACGCTGATCACCCATGTCCACGCGCATTGA
- a CDS encoding urease accessory protein UreF, producing the protein MGTAELVALMLADGRVPTGGHTQSAGLEPAVRAGLGADGKQLSDVAEYARDRLRTVTRVEAAVAVLARHTAISADSSPSPADWSAQGSPSRESRSENPRHPSRLDDQPVGAGGTGGGEVGLAGVEEAWAARSSSHVLRGVSRRQGRAYLRLAGRVWPEVLRYLPRDGEVPRPIVLGVVAAVTGLSAEQVARIVGYDDVQTVVSASLKLLPVDPADAATWLAALHDDIEEMVADVAPLTDVEKLPANAAPLIDVHAQNHATERMRLFHA; encoded by the coding sequence ATGGGTACGGCGGAGCTGGTCGCGCTGATGCTCGCCGACGGGCGGGTGCCCACCGGCGGCCACACGCAGTCGGCGGGCCTCGAGCCCGCCGTACGGGCCGGGTTAGGTGCCGACGGCAAGCAGTTGTCCGACGTCGCGGAGTACGCCCGGGACCGGCTCCGCACGGTCACCCGTGTCGAGGCGGCCGTCGCGGTTCTGGCCCGTCATACCGCGATCTCCGCTGACTCCTCGCCGAGTCCTGCGGATTGGTCCGCGCAGGGTTCGCCGAGTCGTGAATCGCGGTCCGAAAACCCGCGCCACCCTTCACGACTCGACGATCAGCCGGTCGGCGCGGGTGGCACGGGTGGTGGGGAGGTGGGGTTGGCGGGGGTTGAGGAGGCTTGGGCTGCTCGGAGCAGTAGTCACGTGTTGCGGGGGGTATCACGTAGGCAGGGTCGGGCGTATTTGCGATTGGCGGGGCGGGTCTGGCCCGAGGTGCTTCGGTATCTGCCTCGCGACGGGGAAGTTCCGCGGCCGATCGTGTTGGGGGTGGTGGCGGCGGTTACCGGGCTGTCGGCGGAGCAGGTCGCGCGGATTGTCGGGTACGACGACGTGCAGACAGTCGTGTCGGCATCGTTGAAGCTGCTGCCGGTGGATCCCGCCGACGCCGCAACCTGGCTCGCGGCCCTCCACGACGACATCGAAGAGATGGTCGCCGACGTCGCGCCGTTGACCGACGTCGAGAAGCTGCCCGCCAACGCCGCACCACTCATCGACGTTCACGCGCAGAATCACGCGACCGAGAGAATGAGGTTGTTCCATGCATGA
- a CDS encoding urease subunit alpha codes for MVEISRAAYAALYGPTVGDQVRLADTDLWVEVEQDLTVGGEEVVFGGGKSIRESMAQGTATRADGAPDTVISNVLVVDWWGIVRADVGIRDGRIVALGRAGNPDIADGVHPDLRIGPSTDVIAGEGRILTAGAIDSHVHLLSPSQLHEALATGITTVVGGGTGPSEGSKATTVTPGAWHLEQMHRALDAVPLNVLLLGKGNTVSAEALAEQALAGAAGYKIHEDWGSTPAAIDTALRAADEWGLQVALHADSLNEAGYVESTLGAIAGRSIHAFHVEGAGGGHAPDILSIASYPHVIPGSTNPTLPHTVNTVAEHLDMLMVCHHLSPDVPEDLAFAESRIRATTIAAEDILHDLGALSVTSSDAQAMGRIGEVITRTWQVAHVMKHRRGALTGGLPADNERVRRYVAKYTINPAVAHGIDHEVGSVEAGKLADLTLWDPRYFGVRPSLVIKGGAIAWAALGDPNASIPTPQPVLMRPAFGDAIGADLSYTFMSPAALEDGLADRLQLRRRLLGVRPTREIGKADMKNNSALPSIDIDPETFAIEVDGELVEPSPTEVLPLAQLYAMF; via the coding sequence GTGGTTGAGATTTCGCGGGCGGCTTATGCCGCGCTCTACGGGCCGACCGTCGGGGATCAGGTGCGGCTGGCTGACACCGATCTGTGGGTGGAGGTTGAGCAGGACCTGACCGTCGGCGGTGAGGAGGTCGTGTTCGGGGGTGGGAAGTCGATTCGGGAGTCGATGGCGCAAGGTACAGCGACGCGCGCGGACGGTGCACCGGACACCGTCATCAGCAACGTGCTCGTCGTGGACTGGTGGGGCATCGTCCGTGCCGACGTCGGGATCCGCGACGGCCGGATCGTCGCCCTCGGCCGTGCCGGGAACCCGGACATCGCGGACGGTGTCCACCCGGACCTCCGCATCGGCCCGTCCACCGACGTGATCGCGGGCGAGGGCCGCATCCTGACCGCCGGCGCGATCGACTCGCACGTCCACTTGCTCTCCCCCTCGCAGCTGCACGAGGCACTGGCCACCGGCATCACCACAGTCGTCGGCGGCGGGACCGGGCCGAGTGAGGGCTCGAAGGCGACCACGGTCACGCCGGGCGCGTGGCACCTGGAGCAGATGCACCGCGCGCTCGACGCCGTACCGCTCAACGTGCTGCTGCTCGGCAAGGGGAACACGGTCAGCGCGGAGGCCCTCGCCGAGCAGGCGCTCGCGGGTGCGGCCGGCTACAAGATCCACGAGGACTGGGGTTCGACGCCGGCCGCGATCGACACCGCGCTGCGCGCCGCGGACGAGTGGGGGCTCCAGGTCGCGCTGCACGCGGACAGCCTGAACGAGGCCGGGTACGTCGAGTCGACGCTCGGGGCGATCGCGGGCCGGTCGATCCACGCGTTCCACGTCGAGGGCGCGGGCGGTGGTCACGCGCCGGACATCCTCTCGATCGCGTCGTACCCGCATGTCATTCCCGGGTCGACGAACCCGACCCTGCCGCACACGGTGAACACGGTCGCCGAGCACCTCGACATGCTGATGGTCTGCCACCATCTCAGTCCGGACGTGCCGGAGGATCTCGCGTTCGCAGAGTCGCGGATCCGGGCCACCACGATCGCGGCCGAAGACATCCTGCACGACCTCGGCGCGCTGTCGGTCACCTCGTCCGACGCGCAGGCGATGGGCCGGATCGGCGAGGTGATCACCCGGACCTGGCAGGTCGCGCATGTGATGAAGCATCGGCGCGGTGCGCTGACCGGCGGGCTGCCGGCCGACAACGAGCGGGTACGGCGGTACGTCGCGAAGTACACGATCAACCCGGCGGTTGCCCACGGCATCGATCACGAGGTCGGCTCGGTCGAGGCCGGCAAGCTCGCGGACCTGACGCTCTGGGATCCGCGGTACTTCGGCGTCCGGCCGAGCCTGGTGATCAAGGGCGGCGCGATCGCGTGGGCCGCGCTCGGCGACCCGAACGCGTCGATCCCGACGCCGCAGCCGGTGCTGATGCGGCCGGCGTTCGGCGACGCGATCGGGGCGGATCTGTCGTACACGTTCATGTCGCCCGCGGCGCTGGAGGACGGGCTGGCCGATCGGCTGCAGTTGCGTCGGCGGCTGCTCGGCGTACGGCCGACGCGGGAGATCGGCAAGGCGGACATGAAGAACAACAGTGCGCTGCCGAGCATCGACATCGACCCGGAGACGTTCGCGATCGAGGTCGACGGAGAACTGGTGGAGCCGTCGCCGACCGAGGTGCTTCCGCTGGCCCAGTTGTACGCGATGTTCTGA
- the ureB gene encoding urease subunit beta has product MSAPGEIRVRPGTITLNGNRSDDERLRLVIVNTGDRPIQIGSHLHLPDANSALAFDREAAQGFRLDIPSGTSQRFEPGASREVNLVALRGNRRVPGIQLKPRPASGVRESSEVDRG; this is encoded by the coding sequence ATGAGCGCTCCAGGTGAGATTCGTGTTCGGCCCGGAACCATCACGTTGAACGGGAATCGTTCAGACGACGAGCGGTTGCGGCTGGTGATCGTGAACACCGGGGACCGGCCGATCCAGATCGGCTCGCATCTGCACTTGCCGGATGCGAACTCGGCACTCGCCTTCGACCGTGAGGCTGCACAGGGGTTCCGGCTCGACATCCCGTCGGGGACCTCGCAGCGCTTCGAGCCCGGAGCATCCCGCGAGGTGAACCTGGTCGCGTTGAGAGGAAATCGGCGGGTCCCCGGGATCCAACTGAAGCCGAGGCCCGCCAGCGGGGTCCGCGAGTCCTCCGAGGTGGATCGTGGTTGA
- a CDS encoding urease subunit gamma, which translates to MNFTPADVEKLLLSVAGMVARDRLARGVLLNHPEAVALLSTWVIEQAREGARVADLMESGRTVLTRDQVMPGVAELLHDVQVEATFPDGRKLVTIHNPII; encoded by the coding sequence GTGAACTTCACTCCCGCTGACGTCGAGAAGCTGCTGCTCTCCGTGGCCGGCATGGTCGCCCGCGACCGGCTGGCCCGGGGAGTGCTGCTCAACCATCCGGAGGCAGTGGCGCTGCTGAGCACCTGGGTGATCGAGCAGGCCCGTGAAGGAGCTCGGGTCGCCGACCTGATGGAGAGTGGCCGGACGGTGCTCACCCGCGACCAGGTGATGCCTGGAGTTGCCGAGCTCCTGCACGACGTGCAGGTCGAGGCGACGTTCCCGGACGGACGCAAGCTCGTCACCATCCACAACCCGATCATCTGA